The nucleotide sequence TTGCCTGAAGGCCCTGTGCCTCCAAAGGGCCCCGCCCAAACTGCAGAGTGGGGTTCCTATACCCAATCTTCCCACCACTCAACGGGCTGGGCCCCAGAAACACCCATGACAATAAATCCACTTTCTCTCACAGGGTCAGTCCCTCGAGTCAACATTTCAGCCAACTTCTGGTGTTTAAGTGTACACGCGACTCCCTGTGTTAGAAGCCTGTGTGGTCGTAGAGTCTGTTGTGTAGGTAAGGAGGCAGGGCAGCCTGTGGCCATGGAATATTCCCCACTTCCTCCATTTCACTAATACTCCCTGGGAGCGGGGCAGTCCGGCACAGAGTCAGGAGACTTGCATCTGGCCCTGTGGTTGCTGAGCAAGCCTCCTCTCCTCTCGGGGCCTCAGGAAATAAAGGGGTGGGAAACAATAATGATTCCTTGGCCCCCCTCCAGGCACGAGGGTGGATGTGGAGCCTGGAGGAGGCCTaaaaaagcaggaagaagagaaccctttaaaaaaaaaaaaagcaactttaaaacaaataaacattaaattcctGAAGAAGCACGGGCCCTGGTGTCCTGACCAGCAGGATAAGGGCAGAACCCGAAGGGCCAACTCAGTGCCCACCCCGTTTCTCACGTTCTGGCTGGACGCCCCGGGCCCTCTGCATCCACCTCTGCCGCAGCTCCGAGATCTCCTGGCCGTACCAGGTGTGCAGGGCGGAGAAGTCGGAGGTCTCAGGGAACAGGGggctctgccccctgcccaggaAGAGGCTGGCAGGGCCCTGCAACTTGGCCAAGCCACGCCCTGCTGGCCTGCCGCCCCTTTCTTCACCCAAGTCCACAGGGCTGCAATCCTTGGAGAGGGAATGGCCGTTTTCCAGGCCCGGAGGCCGGCGATCAGGAGCCTGGGGCTTTGAGCGGCTGGTAATGGCCTTCCAGGATGGATGGCGATGCAAGGCCAGGCTGTGGCGGGCGTCGCGCAGTTGGCTCTCCAGCTCACGCACCACCAGGCGCATGTAGCCGAAGCTGGCCCTGGACAGCGCCTTCACCCAGGCCTCCTGGGCCACGGGGCCATCTGCCGCCAGCAGGTGGGGGCGCACGCCAGGGGCATCGAAGCGGATGGCGAAGGCAAACTCCTCACACACGGGGGCCTCGGCCAGCTCCACCGTGCAGCCCTCCAGCACCACCAGGCTCAGCGGGGCCCTGCTTTCTCGGCTCTCGAAGGAGAACAGCAGGTTGCCTTTGAGAACAAACCAGCACCTTCGACCGGTGCCACTGGGAGTGGGGGGagtccctgccccgccccacgTGCGTAGAAAGCCCGTGTGGTCTGCTGGGGAGTCGCTCAGTGCGTAGTGGGCTACGCTCCTCTCGTTCAGCTTCATGGCTCCCATAAGAACTGTGaggggaaaacattttttaaaaattaaaaaaaagaacacaaaacaggggttgcatctgggggctcagtcaggtaagcgtccgacttcagctcaggtcatgatctcaaggtctgtgggttcgagccctgcattgggctctgtgctgactgctcagagcctggagcctgcttcggattctgtgcctccctctctgcccctccccactcctctctctctctcaaaaataaaataatattttaaagcattaaaaaaaaagatctgtgaGGGGAGACAGGTGGCCACGGGTCACAGAAGGAAGCAGCCTCTGTGCCCCTGTGGGAAAAAGAACGCTGCTTCTGGAGACCTGGGCCCCAGCCCTGTGGCCTCTCCTCACTTGCTGTGTGCCCTGAGCCtctcagagagggagacacagaatccgaaacagcccccaggctctgagctaactatcagcggggctcgaaaccatgaacagtgagatcatgacctgagctgaagtcggacgcttaactgaccaagccaccaggcgcccctgcggCCTCTTTCGTTGATGGCACAATTACCCTTTAGTAAGAATCTGCAGCCTTCAAGGCCAGATGAGGGCAGGGTGAGGCAGGCCTGCCCCCATTCCTCCGCCAGTAGAGGCTTAGACGGGGACCTGCTCAGTAAACAAGGGTGTGGTACAAACACAAGGCGTGGCTGAGTAGGACCAGTCTCGGCACTGAATGTCCCTGTCCCACGGATCATCGTCCAGCTGTCCTCCCGGACGCatgaaaaactgaggcccagagcagtgaAGATGAACCAGCAGAGGATGCGTGACTGGTGAGAGGCAGAACTTGGTCTCCGGATTCCCTCACACCTTCTAGGGGCAAATCTTGGCAGTGACTCACTTACCAGCTGAGCTCACTGCATGAGGACAGGGGCCTGGCATGTCTGGCCACACCGCTCAGCCCTTTGACTCTGTGGTTCCTAGTCACCCCCTCCTAAAGGATGAGAACTCCTACTCAGTCTCAGGGGCCCAGTAAAACcaccacctcttccaggaagcctacCCTGACTCTTGATAATCTCCAGACCCGCCCACTCACCCAGGCCAGGCCCTTAACGAGGAGCAATTGACCATCACTTCTCAGAGCTCAGTGCTCTGCTCCCTAAGGCTAGGTCAGAGTTAGTGTCCTCCGCTTCCTGCTTTTCCCACCTAACACAGGTCACACATTGGCTTTAAGTCACCTAATCTGAGAGGCCTGTCCTGATGGCTGTATCTAAAGTGGTCCTGATCACCAAGGTGACCTGATCTACGGTGACCCACCCAGCAGCCCCCTcacttttgtttgcatttccttc is from Suricata suricatta isolate VVHF042 chromosome 10, meerkat_22Aug2017_6uvM2_HiC, whole genome shotgun sequence and encodes:
- the PHETA2 gene encoding sesquipedalian-2, giving the protein MGAMKLNERSVAHYALSDSPADHTGFLRTWGGAGTPPTPSGTGRRCWFVLKGNLLFSFESRESRAPLSLVVLEGCTVELAEAPVCEEFAFAIRFDAPGVRPHLLAADGPVAQEAWVKALSRASFGYMRLVVRELESQLRDARHSLALHRHPSWKAITSRSKPQAPDRRPPGLENGHSLSKDCSPVDLGEERGGRPAGRGLAKLQGPASLFLGRGQSPLFPETSDFSALHTWYGQEISELRQRWMQRARGVQPEREKRGGH